The region ctccatccacccccgctccctatgtgccacctcaaccccccaccaactcgttgtgggggttttggcccaacttaatttggccgataggtcaaatatgacccccgagcaacttcgatcgcatgtggtgatgatacggggtctctaAAGAACGTTGGGGGTATTGCCGGATGATGACTAATCTTCCACCGGGGGCATTTTTAGGCTTAAATTacatttttaggagtttaattatataatttttattttttaggatttcaagtatgcaatttttatttttttatattttaattatgcaatttttatttttttaggaatttaattatgtaattttaaattttttgtaatttgtaatattattccgggaattgttaatgtattttaattttttggaaatgtttttatttaaattaaataatgaaatggtGGGACCATTGTGCTTgtctttgcggaagagcacggatgtaggtgtcgtgctcttgcctaagagcaggcataaaaagtggggccggacccACATCCTTgttcgttggcaagagcacggatgtggatgctcttaacacAAAAATATCGCATCCCACTTATTTACGTGGCACTTTATTAGTATAGTGTCTAAATATCTCCCCACGTAACTAACTCTATTCATTAATATAAAAAGATTAAGGCCATccgcagtggggcgccctaaggcgcgtcCTATgtcgcgccacgtcagcatttttatcctcctccttctccacctgcagtggggcgccctaaggcgcgccctatggcgcgccacatcatcaattttataatatttacaaaatacatacgaattaaaaaaaactaaaatacatttaaaatacgaattttaaaaacttcattcatttaataaaaattaatacattacaatgcgaaataataaaaaacgcaaactcagcgacggcggttacgagcccacacttcttcaatcatgtcgctcatgagctgcgcatgctcctgttggttgcgcattgaggcctgcctagataaaacctcatcgaaacctaacggtaaccctctatcgggtgtctcggtTGATGTGCCGgcagagctagatgcacggtcgtcgtcattccaatcggtgatgcttccgccttcactctcgactatcatgttgtgcatgattatgcacgcatatatgacatcggcgatgattTCCTTATACCAGAAACGAGCCgaccctttcacaattgcccaccgtgattggagcaccccaaatgcccgctctacatccttccgcgccgcctcttgcttttgcgcaaataaaaccctcttcacACCAATCGGGCAGCTgaccgtctttaggaaaactggccaccgtgggtagatgccgtcggccaagtagtaccccatatagtattggcgtctgttggcagtgaactctatggccgggccgttgccgttacattggtcggtgaagagggtggacgagttgaggacgttgatgtcgttgttcgacccggctacgccgaagtaagcatgccagatccaaagccgatagtcagcgacggcttcgaggatcatcgtcgggtggctgcccttgtatccacttgtgaattggcctctccacgccgtcggacagttcttccattgccagtgcatacagtcgatgctcccgagcatcccaggaaacccatgcgccctctcgtgcatctgcataagaccctggcaatcagtggctgtcggcttgcgcaaatatgtgtcgccataggccttTACTACCCCCCGACAAAAgtacttcagacactcgcggcctgtagtctccccacagtggaggtactcgtcaaaaaggtccgccgtggtgctGTATGCCAACTGATaaatagcagtcgtgcacttttgcaatggtgtaaggccgggtttcccgatgccgtcctcccgaaacgtgaagtattcttcacgtgaagacaatgtacgaacaatgctgagaaaaaggtacctcgacattcgaaaccggcggcggaacacagtcgggccccaacgtggttgatcggcaaaatagtcttcaaccagacgcctGTGAGCTTCCTCGTGGTtgcgtcggacatacgtcctatgtcgaataggacgatggacttgctcagccgccgctgcagccgccgccttctcgcgctgcatttgtgaatagcatgccgccatggcctcttcaacggctgcatctaatgcttcgtcaatcgaacgaccggaatcagacgaactagaactattggtgtcttcgccgggattcattttcgttggatgttgagagagaatatgttgagagatagtcgatatgtgtCGTATGCACAattgaatgagaaacgagatttatataaaaaaacgaaaccgcgtgccatcgtccgcggccttcacaatggggcggacgatgtcgcagatgatggccatcgtccgcgaccatcgtccgcgacgttcgcaatggcgcggacgatggccatcgtccgcggtttaagtcgcgcccgaagcgtaggccgcgactatcgtccgcggcctatgccacacacccacagtgggggcggacgatgaatggcgcggacgatgcgcgccatcgggcgtgccatcgtccgcccattgcggatggtctaaagcatccgcaatggggcgtaCGATAGGCCGTCCGAGGCATAAAAAGGATTAAAGAACCCGCAATGGcacggacgataggccgcccgatgtctcgggcgcgccatcgtccgcccacagTGGGTGCGCGGatgatgcccgatgcatcgtccgcgccctatagatatgtgggcgacgcggacgatggcgcagacgatgcaacgcgtttttttttttttaatttccaaaaatttatttatataaatacccctaccccaccttcatttgtaacatttccattcacttttccacactcaaattaggatgcaatgtaggatttgccgtttttaattaatcgtgatatttttaattattttgcattgacatatttaaaaatatttaaattaattaacaacataatagtgaaacctataggatggcctttagggcggcttatagggcgccccactgcaggtgaaatGATAGAAGGATAAAATGTTGACGTAGCGGTACATAGAGCGGGCTTTAAGGTGTCTCTTAGGGCGGCCCAGTGCTAATGCTCTTAGCATCtgatcaattataaaataaaaatgggatggctatatacattaattttatactactatactGGTTTTGCCATTTCTGTTTCTACGTCGCCCGAATTGATGAGTTTTAAAAGAAGAGGAATGAGAATACTCACAATCACAAATCACAATATTATTTCTTTATAAGAAAGGTCCAAAACATGTATTTTTTGAGTGTTTTCCTATGCTACCGATCATCTTCTACACgtaaattttaaaatctaataAAGACAAAGAGAAAAAACTATAACGACCAGAATTGATTTATGCATAAAGGGTAGTGGAAGTTATCAATCCTTATTAGGAGCAAACATTGTACTGTAGTTAAGAAGGTTTATTCATATTTTGGACTACCAAATTTATCAGGCAAAATCAGTTTACTATCTTATTAATAGTATGATTCACATTATTTTTTAAGTAAGAAAGCCAAAAGTGTTATGTGTATCCTTATTCTAAACTACTCCTTTTGCTATAGTTCGAAATTAGTAAATATGAGTATCAATTAATTTGTTATATTGTGATTGCCTACAACATATCTTAGTCAATATGTATGAGATTTGGTAATAACATGGAAAAATACTGATAAAACTGTTAGGAATTAGTATATCATACTCCATACACACAGTAGAAACACCCTAAAACTGCCTTCTAATTTTCTCAagcaatatttatatatttcttGAGTATTGAACTGGTCACTCACAACATACTCCACCTTATGTTTTAGATCTCAATTCAATACTCCATTCATCCATGAAAAATACTACTTAGTTTCATTTTGTTATGTTGAGATGCTCatgaaaataatctcatttcAATAAtggaaaattttgttttattttttttgttttcctttcttattttatctattttgtcttttatttctcttactttattaattttcattaaaatttgcATTGTccataaatgaaattatttttcatagaAAAAGATAATAGTAGTCTTGTAGAGAGGCATTTCTGGGGGGTGTCACATAGGTGTATATTAGTATAAGTatcatttatataataaaataataataacaagaGTGATTGTTATTATCTGATTCCAGCTTTGCtttcatttatatataaaaataatagtatactAATAACAAGAGTGATCTTTATTATCTGATTCCAGCTTTGCTTGTTGCACAGTATCAAGGGGGAAAAGTTGTGTGTGTGAAGGTAAAGCAAGTGATCTGCAATCACTGAGTTCCTTCTACCCATCTCAGTGTGAATATCTGATACAATCTCCAATTGGGTCCGAGTTgtttcatcaaaattttcagGGTTTTaattggaaacttttttttgaGTGGGAAAATTATGTTTTGTCGTCTTTTGAGATGTTGAGCAGCTGATCTTTCTTAGCTTTCCTTTTCGTCTTCAAATTTTCTTGAATAAAAAGTCGGTCCTTGAAAGGAGGAAAGGTGCTGTTTGCGATTTGGGTTTCCTGGAAGTGTGGGAAAGGTTTCACCTTTTCATGTTTTGGTTAATTCTATGAGGCGGGTTTGATTTCTTTTAGATGGTTGTGTGGAGATTTGTTGTAAAATTAGTGGCTTGACTCGAAGGGCTTATTTAGGATATTTAACAGAAGAGGGTGGTTGAAAATTCTACTGCTTTCCTGGGGTTTTAATGATTTTTTGAGGTCTGCTGAAGATGGGACTTGGTAATGACGCTATAAAAGTGGATTCTTTGGATGTCAAGATATCGAAGgggaggaagaagaaaatagttgttgatgatgatggtgCAGTGAAGGAGACTGGATGCTGCATCAGTTTGAGGTTTATTGGCTGCTGTGCTGCTTCAAGATCTAAAGTAGATAGCTCTGTGAGTAGCATCAGCACTCAGGGTAATGTCCTCATTTGGATTTGAGTTTCAACTTTTgattatttttcttcttctgctTATGTTATGTTTAGTATTGGTTTTAATTCTCAGTTTGGATTGATATGTGCTCCATTTTTACTTCTTCTTTTGATTAAATAAGTtgattttctttcctttttcttctccTCTTCTGTGATTATGTGTGGTGTGAGGTATTTTGCGGCTGTCAAATTTGTAAGTCAGCAGTTATGATTATCCTTCCTTATGAATATGATTTGGTGAGCTATATGATTGCTAATTGATGCAAATGGAAAAGGGCAGTGGCCTCTGATTTAGAAATCGAACAAGCATGTCAAAAAAGGATGGTTAAGGATATTCTTTTTACAGTTTTGATCTTCAAATCTTATAATTTTTGTGGAATGGAAGAGGGGTAGAAAAGGTGAAGCAATGGAGAAAGTGTTGTCTGTAAATTGGCTGAGAGATTGGAAGTGTTGGTGAGTGGACAGTGGAAGCCCCAGTTAATGAATCATTGGATATGAAACGGAAAATGATTTCATTAGCTTCGCCTCCCCAAGGAAATTTGTTTTAAGCGTGAAAGCATTTTCTTCTTGAAATGTTAAGTTTCCTGATGACACCCTGTCTTTTATACCGAGTCAAACTATAGAAGAGGTTTTGAAGCTTCACTGTATGTAATATTGATTGAACTCCTAGTTTTATGACCATCACTGATGCATTGTTTTAAGAGATACTCATGTTCTTAGTCAATGGTAATTTTTCATAACATCTGCAGAAAAAATTTATAGACAAATTGTGGTCGATTTAGCTCATTACCAAATCATGCTCCTATTACTACACTGGTAGATATCTTGAGGTTCCATATCATGGAAGTAGCTCATATACGTTCTTATCTGTTGTATTGTTTTGCATGTGCTCagaaattaaatcaacaaaCGGTGCTAGCAGAGATCAACCAGTTGGTGCTGTTATACCATCCACCACCACAAGCAATGCTGAAAGCAGTTCTTCCAGCTCCAAACTCGAAGAGGAGCTTAAAGTCAATTCTCGGCTGCGGAAGTTCACATTCAACGACCTTAAGTTGGCGACGAGAAATTTCAGGCCAGAGTCGCTTCTTGGTGAAGGGGGATTTGGGTGTGTGTTCAAGGGGTGGATCGAAGAGAATGGTACAGCACCAGTCAAACCTGGGACAGGACTTACCGTTGCAGTAAAAACGCTGAATCACGACGGACTTCAGGGCCACAAAGAATGGATGGTTTGCTTCATACTTAATACTTTTCGCTTGAAGCCATATGCTGCTTTCTCTTTGTTGTATTACCTTGTGACTGGGTTGTTCTGACTTCGTATAAAATTGACAGGCtgaagtgaattttctggggGACCTTATTCATCTTAATTTGGTTAATTTAATCGGCTATTGCATCGAAGATGATCAGAGGCTGCTCGCTTATGAGTTCATGCCTAGAGGAAGCTTGGAGAACCACCTTTTCAGAAGTATGCACCTTCGTTTCTTTCAGTCTTGCATTATGAATTATTGAGATTCAAGTTTATAGCGAGTACTTATCAGTTTTATAGAGCAGCAAGCCTGTCTAGGACCAGGATTGAGGATATACCTTTCAAATCCTTTCTTCTCCtcctatttattaaatttatttgttagAAAAGTGAGTACGAATTTACGACATTCTGAAAGTGAAGGCAGTGTTAGTTTCGCTTTTTTAGTTTTCTGTAGATTTTGAATACATTTTGGGATTGTAGGATCTCTGCCACTTCCTTGGCCCATTAGGATGAAAATAGCTCTAGGTGCTGCAAAGGGGCTTGCTTTTCTGCATGAGGAGGCGGAAAGGCCAGTCATATATCGTGATTTCAAGACTTCTAACATCCTCTTGGATGCTGTAAGTTCTCGACTTATTGTAAACACATCCTTCTAAAGTACAATTGGTCTGATTATGTATCGACTCTTTCAAAATTTACCTGACTTTAAAAGGATACTCTTGCAGGAATACAATGCCAAACTTTCTGATTTTGGACTCGCTAAAGATGCTCCAGATGAAGGCAAAACTCATGTTTCTACGCGTGTGATGGGAACGTATGGTTATGCAGCTCCGGAGTATGTCATGACAGGTAAATTCTGTGTCATTTCAATTCTGAATTTCGTCCGAGTCAACTTCTGTTTTGAGTTCCCCATTAAAGAAAAACATGGTTTCACTTTGGCGTCAAACATTTTATGGCTTTCCTTCTATTCCGGTTGTTGCAGGGCACCTGACATCAAAGAGCGATGTCTACAGCTTTGGTGTTGTTCTGCTCGAGATGCTGACAGGCAGAAGATCAATGGACAAGAACCGCCCCAATGGTGAGCATAACCTTGTGGAGTGGGCCAGGCCCCATCTGCTCGAGAGAAGGCGCTTCTACCGCCTGATAGATCCTCGTCTTGAAGGTCATTTTTCAATCAAAGGCGCCCAGAAAGCTGCCCAGTTGGCAGCACACTGCCTTAGCCGGGACCCAAAAGCCAGGCCTCTGATGAGTGAAGTTGTTGAAGCTTTGAAGCCTTTGCCGAACCTTAAGGACATGGCCACCACATCCTACTTCTTTCAGACGATGCAAGCTGACCGAAGCAGCCCCAACCCAAACAGCAAGAATGTGTTTCGGACGCAGGGGTCCTTCACCAAAAACGGGCAGCAGCAACCTAGAAGCGTCTCGATTCGAAAGGGGACACATGCCTCACCATATCATCAGAACTTAGCTCAGAATTCTCCAAAACCAAATGGTAAAGCATAGTATCACTTGGGTACTAAATTCTTCTTATCCGGTAGTCTACTCGACCTCTGAGCAACTTAAGTGATGGGAGCAACGCGATGCAGGGCCAGATATTAGGTTTGATAGGTTAATGGTTACGCGTTGGAATGCCTCCCCTCTTCCTCCGCCTACCCTCCCGTTGTAACATAGAATTGAGATTTTAACAGTGCATTTTGTTATGTAAGTATTCTTGAAGATGGGAACTTCTGAGTTCTGCTATTCCATCTTCCATTCTCATTGCTAAATGTTGGTGTTTCTTATGGCAGAATGTCACCAGAAATTAGTCTAGGTTGTGTTTGGTatatggaattggaattggaattggaattggaattggaattgagttggaagaaattgaattctaattcaattctaaatcttatgtttggtaaaatgaaggaattgatatgaaattgaatttgaggAATTTGTGTACACACgctttacacaaaatacacatactatacataccaaatacacacattccacatactatacaatatacacacactacacaaaaaaaaacacaaattccACAcgctacacaaaatacacacactatacacaacatacacacactacacaccaCTTAAAAAAAGCACACTCCACACATtgcacactacacacactgcacacactgtATTCacaaattgaaatttcaaatttggtttAGTACGtatttcagtttttttgtttagttcagtttagacATTTGgcaaatttcaattttcaatttgttttgGTTCCAAtcgaaaaaaaatctaaaaactaaaagaaaaaaaaaatccaaaaatcggAAGCTTAaaatgtgtgcaatgtgtgaaACGTGTACAATGTGTGTAGtgcatgtagtgtgtgaagtgagAAGTGTGTGTTGTGGATATAGTGTGaagttatttaattttatgactaCTTGGAATTCtaattttctacttttaataTGGAATTCAAATCGTTGAATTGAAAGATTTAGAATTGCAATTCATTtccaaattcaaatatttttgtggtaccaaactttgaatttgaaattgaagGCTCCAGTTCCAATTCGATAGTACTACTATACATAGCGTAATTGTGTTCTCTTCATGAAATCAACGGTTTAGTGATTCTCAATTCCCAGTTCTCACTCCTTAAACACACATTtgagatataaaaaaaaagtacggCAACAATTTGCAGAGCATTCAGAAAAGATAAAAAGGTAATAACGAAGAAATGGATACAATCCAAAGTCACTGAATCCATCAACATCGACAAGGCAACTGCTTCAACACTGAAATTTAACAACCTTGCTTTCTGCAATGATTCAGACAGCATAGTGTTTCCTCGCACACGCTGTTGTCTCGTGCCTCACGCAGCCTTCCTGCTAAGCTGATCCTTAGATGTGCTCTCGAATATCTTATCCGCGTTCCCAACCTCAAAACCATCTCGTCTGTGGAACTCTTCAACCTGCGCAAGTAATGcagaaaaattaaatacataCAAACAAGCAAGATGGCAAAACTTCTAAAAACAAGATAGGCATGTTCACCACTGGAGGAAAATACTTGGGAATACTGTTGTCAATTcatacaaaaaaaagaaaaaaaatctaagACTGAATCATATACAAGAGCAAAATATTAAGTTAGGAGACCTTGTCCTCGGCTACATTTTTGAACTGAGGAAGCACGAGGCGTTCAGCAAATTCAATATAACAGCGTGGTATTGATTCCGTGATTCCTTCAGAGAAGTGGAAAGAAGATGAATCTGCCACGGTTGAGCTTTGTAGCAAGAGACCATCAGGGCTCACTGGGATGACAAAACCAGCTTAGTAAATCATTTGAGAAATTCAATAATACATCATGGTATAACAAATGGAATCTGTGCTTGAAGTTATTCATATTGGAGATGTATTTGTAAGACTGTAACAATGTGACCAAGGTCCCAAATACTGACCCTTGAGAATGCCTCCTTCAGAGTTCAATCTGAAACCATTCTCCTCAATGAACTTATTAAGATTATCGATCTTTCGTAAATTTGATTTGAGGCGATGAGCAGAAACAGTGACATGATTCAACGCGTACCCATTGACAAGGGTCCATGCAGCATACTCACTTTCCCTGCAAAATTTGTAAGTCCTTGCACCATCATATCTATTTCAAAATGCGGAGTCTTTCTATCACATACCGGGCCAACTGTTGGAACTCGGAGAATGAGGGGGTTTCCCATGTCAAACATCCCAGTGCACTGGCCAAAGCAGAATGCATATATCCATTCCCAGACATTGCAGTGTATTTTCTGATGATTTTCTACATATGAAGAAACAAACAATTTGATACTAAATGAGCATTGATTTCATAAGCACATACATACTCTGCAACAACTAGTAGCATTTCAATAGAATGAACTTCAACAAAACCAAACTTGAAATTAACCTGAGCTTCTGAGGTCATTTGATCAACAAGAAGTTGTGATATAAATATCCGTGGCAACGGGCCATTAACGCCTGCGCCGGGACCAGCACGAACCTCAGAGGGAGGCGAAAACCAATAGGCTTTCAGCTTCTTAGCTGGGAAGCTCAACTCTTCCCTTTGCACATAACCAAAATCCATAAAGAATCTAGCTATGGAATCA is a window of Salvia splendens isolate huo1 chromosome 3, SspV2, whole genome shotgun sequence DNA encoding:
- the LOC121794800 gene encoding serine/threonine-protein kinase PBL34-like is translated as MGLGNDAIKVDSLDVKISKGRKKKIVVDDDGAVKETGCCISLRFIGCCAASRSKVDSSVSSISTQEIKSTNGASRDQPVGAVIPSTTTSNAESSSSSSKLEEELKVNSRLRKFTFNDLKLATRNFRPESLLGEGGFGCVFKGWIEENGTAPVKPGTGLTVAVKTLNHDGLQGHKEWMAEVNFLGDLIHLNLVNLIGYCIEDDQRLLAYEFMPRGSLENHLFRRSLPLPWPIRMKIALGAAKGLAFLHEEAERPVIYRDFKTSNILLDAEYNAKLSDFGLAKDAPDEGKTHVSTRVMGTYGYAAPEYVMTGHLTSKSDVYSFGVVLLEMLTGRRSMDKNRPNGEHNLVEWARPHLLERRRFYRLIDPRLEGHFSIKGAQKAAQLAAHCLSRDPKARPLMSEVVEALKPLPNLKDMATTSYFFQTMQADRSSPNPNSKNVFRTQGSFTKNGQQQPRSVSIRKGTHASPYHQNLAQNSPKPNGKA
- the LOC121794801 gene encoding uncharacterized protein LOC121794801, with product MLKFPPPPLPLRSCVSLSPSPSLSYSSSLPLRTINMIFHGSKTNHFSSISASSDYHGHPQDSSFLGGESFFRNTLSAMEDVYLNRNPTAKKILELVHSYEKDHICYDHFAFRTFGVNDHGIDSIARFFMDFGYVQREELSFPAKKLKAYWFSPPSEVRAGPGAGVNGPLPRIFISQLLVDQMTSEAQKIIRKYTAMSGNGYMHSALASALGCLTWETPSFSEFQQLARESEYAAWTLVNGYALNHVTVSAHRLKSNLRKIDNLNKFIEENGFRLNSEGGILKVSPDGLLLQSSTVADSSSFHFSEGITESIPRCYIEFAERLVLPQFKNVAEDKVEEFHRRDGFEVGNADKIFESTSKDQLSRKAA